In the Eptesicus fuscus isolate TK198812 chromosome 12, DD_ASM_mEF_20220401, whole genome shotgun sequence genome, one interval contains:
- the TNFRSF11A gene encoding tumor necrosis factor receptor superfamily member 11A, whose product MVPRARRRRRPLSALLALCALLGSLQVTFQITPPCASERHYERFGRCCNKCEPGTYMSAKCTTTSESVCLPCGRDEYLDTWNEEDKCLLHKVCDTGKALVAVEPGNRTAPRRCACTAGYHWSEDCDCCRRNAECAPGLGARHPVQLNKDTVCEPCLVGYFSDAFSSTEKCKPWTNCTSLGQMEAHHGTDKSDVVCSYSLPSTELPNEPQIFLPSLIILLLFVSVALVAAVISGVYYRKKGKALTANLWRWVNETCGRLSGNKQEPSGSSFSRTPLEASSQRELCDGVLLLTLEEKMFSEDLCCRVGAGVCGGACAGCAQAEDTRMLTLVSEVEGDSFKQIPTEDEYVDRPPQTPDSLLCLTVGPGSRSTPPFPEPLEVGEDDSLSQAFTGTESLPDSESCTLAEPPCRTDWVPMSSEKYLQKEVEGGNCPHWAASTSADGCAGCGNPSGEDREPFLDSPKSGPLPQCAYGMGLPPEEAAEEAEGGGQPWDEADARPPGSSRGGPGAGSPSSEQPPASGNVTGNSNSTFISSGQVMNFKGDIIVVYVSQNSQEGPAGPGGGAGEPVGHPVQEESPPCCDSFAGLGPRFPDTCSAPEPDKASRPVQEQGEAEARAPGAQR is encoded by the exons GTGACTTTTCAGATCACCCCTCCGTGTGCCAGCGAGAGGCACTATGAGCGTTTTGGACGGTGCTGTAACAAATGTGAGCCAG GAACGTACATGTCTGCCAAATGCACTACTACCTCGGAAAGTGTCTGTCTGCCCTGCGGCAGGGATGAATACCTGGACACCTGGAATGAAGAAGACAAATGCTTGCTGCATAAAGTCTGCGATACAG GCAAGGCCCTGGTGGCGGTGGAGCCTGGCAACCGGACAGCCCCGCGGCGCTGCGCCTGCACGGCCGGCTACCACTGGAGCGAGGACTGTGACTGCTGCCGCCGCAACGCCGAGTGCGCGCCCGGCTTAGGCGCACGGCACCCGG TGCAGCTCAACAAAGACACGGTGTGCGAGCCCTGCCTTGTAGGCTATTTCTCCGACGCCTTTTCTTCCACAGAAAAATGCAAACCCTGGACCAA CTGTACCAGTCTTGGACAGATGGAAGCACATCATGGGACCGATAAATCAGACGTGGTCTGTAGTTATTCTCTGCCGTCTACAGAACTACCAAatg AGCCCCAGATTTTCTTGCCCAGTTTGATCATCCTGCTTCTCTTCGTATCTGTGGCATTAGTCGCTGCTGTCATCTCTGGTGTTTACTACAGGAAAAAAGGGAAAGCACTAACAG cTAATTTGTGGCGCTGGGTCAACGAGACATGCGGCCGCCTAAGTGGAAATAAG CAGGAACCCTCAGGGAGCAGTTTTAGCCGCACTCCTCTGGAAGCCTCGAGCCAGCGGGAACTTTGCGACGGGGTCTTGCTGCTGACCCTGGAAGAGAAGATGTTTTCAGAAGACCTGTGCTGTCGGGTCGGAGCGGGGGTCTGCGGGGGCGCGTGTGCAGGCTGCGCCCAGGCAGAAGACACCAGGATGCTCACCTTGGTCAGCGAGGTGGAGGGCGACTCCTTCAAGCAGATTCCCACGGAAGACGAGTACGTGGACCGGCCGCCCCAGACCCCAGACTCCTTACTGTGCCTCACTGTGGGGCCGGGAAGCAGATCCACACCCCCTTTCCCGGAGcccctggaggtgggggaggatgaCAGTTTAAGCCAGGCCTTCACCGGAACAGAGAGCCTGCCCGATTCTGAAAGCTGCACTTTGGCCGAGCCCCCGTGCAGGACCGATTGGGTTCCCATGTCCTCCGAAAAGTACTTGCAAAAAGAAGTGGAGGGCGGCAACTGTCCCCACTGGGCGGCCTCCACCTCGGCAGATGGCTGCGCAGGCTGCGGGAACCCTTCTGGGGAGGACCGGGAGCCCTTTCTGGATTCCCCAAAAAGTGGACCCTTGCCCCAGTGCGCCTACGGCATGGGCCTTCCGCCTGAAGAAGCAGCTGAAGAGGCGGAGGGCGGAGGCCAGCCCTGGGATGAGGCTGATGCGAGGCCTCCCGGCTCCAgcaggggaggccctggggctgggagccccTCCAGTGAGCAGCCGCCTGCGTCTG GAAATGTGACTGGAAACAGTAACTCCACGTTTATTTCCAGCGGGCAGGTGATGAATTTCAAGGGCGACATCATCGTGGTCTACGTCAGTCAGAACTCCCAGGAGGGCCCGGCGGGGCCAGGCGGTGGCGCTGGGGAGCCGGTGGGTCACCCGGTGCAGGAGGAGAGCCCGCCGTGCTGCGACTCGTTCGCGGGCCTCGGGCCGCGCTTCCCGGACACGTGCAGCGCCCCGGAGCCGGACAAGGCTTCGCGGCCGgtgcaggagcagggagaggccgAGGCCCGCGCGCCCGGGGCGCAGCGCTGA